In a single window of the Limnohabitans sp. 2KL-27 genome:
- the ahpC gene encoding alkyl hydroperoxide reductase subunit C encodes MSSLINTQVQPFKTQAFHNGKFVQVSNETLKGEWSVLIFMPAAFTFNCPTEIEDAADNYAEFQKAGAEVYIVTTDTHFSHKVWHETSPAVGKAKFPLVGDPTHTLTRAFGVHIEEEGLALRGTFIINPEGMIKTAEVHSNEIARDVSETLRKLKAAQYTAANPGQVCPAKWKEGAKTLAPSIDLVGKI; translated from the coding sequence ATGTCCTCTTTGATCAATACCCAAGTCCAGCCTTTCAAGACCCAGGCTTTCCACAACGGCAAGTTCGTGCAAGTGTCCAACGAAACCCTCAAGGGCGAGTGGTCCGTGCTGATCTTCATGCCCGCGGCCTTCACCTTCAACTGCCCCACCGAAATCGAAGACGCGGCTGACAACTATGCCGAGTTCCAGAAAGCCGGTGCCGAGGTTTACATCGTGACCACCGACACCCACTTCTCGCACAAGGTCTGGCACGAGACTTCGCCTGCTGTGGGCAAGGCCAAGTTCCCATTGGTCGGCGACCCTACACATACCCTGACACGCGCATTTGGCGTGCACATTGAAGAAGAAGGCCTGGCGCTGCGCGGCACCTTCATCATCAACCCCGAAGGCATGATCAAGACCGCCGAAGTGCACTCCAACGAGATCGCCCGCGACGTGTCCGAGACCCTGCGCAAGCTCAAAGCCGCTCAGTACACCGCTGCCAACCCCGGCCAAGTGTGCCCTGCCAAGTGGAAAGAGGGCGCCAAGACTTTGGCGCCTTCCATCGATCTGGTCGGCAAGATCTAA
- a CDS encoding DUF423 domain-containing protein, with translation MSTDSSDHASFSTSPIWPLSARWFLALGAISACTSVVFSAAFAHLPVFAGGVPTAVQTALTQQQFHSLGLLFTGLALRVCGASRGLQAAGWLMLVGLFLFSFNLYARHVLAWDALRALVPWGGAAWILAWLVLLVGLLQGSGRTNRQA, from the coding sequence ATGTCCACCGATTCTTCCGATCACGCGTCTTTTTCTACATCCCCAATCTGGCCCCTGTCGGCCCGCTGGTTTTTGGCCTTGGGGGCGATCAGCGCCTGCACCAGCGTAGTGTTCAGCGCCGCCTTTGCGCATTTGCCTGTGTTTGCCGGGGGCGTGCCCACGGCGGTGCAAACTGCTTTGACCCAGCAGCAATTTCATTCGCTGGGTTTGTTGTTCACGGGCTTGGCGCTCAGGGTTTGCGGGGCATCGCGTGGGTTGCAGGCGGCGGGCTGGCTCATGCTGGTGGGCTTGTTCTTGTTCAGCTTCAACCTTTATGCCCGCCATGTGCTGGCTTGGGACGCCTTGCGCGCTCTGGTGCCGTGGGGCGGCGCGGCTTGGATATTGGCTTGGCTGGTTTTGCTTGTGGGTTTGCTACAAGGCAGCGGAAGAACCAATCGGCAGGCTTGA
- a CDS encoding class I SAM-dependent methyltransferase, which yields MWDTKTTALISTWPVVACARMACFFLHTIGKNRSGAGIDPWIEKYIFPNGALPSASEIAFYSEDQFVMEDWHNLGLDYDKTLMAWHERFEAAWPELKDRYSERFYRMWRYYLLCCAGTFRARDNQLWQVVLSPSGQAGGYRRPLL from the coding sequence ATGTGGGACACAAAAACTACCGCGCTTATTTCGACATGGCCCGTCGTTGCCTGCGCGAGGATGGCCTGTTTTTTTTTGCACACCATCGGCAAAAACAGGTCAGGGGCGGGGATCGATCCGTGGATCGAAAAATACATTTTTCCCAACGGTGCGCTGCCCTCGGCTTCGGAGATCGCGTTTTACAGCGAGGACCAATTCGTCATGGAGGACTGGCACAACTTGGGCCTGGACTACGACAAGACCCTGATGGCTTGGCACGAGCGTTTCGAGGCGGCCTGGCCCGAGCTGAAAGACCGCTACAGCGAGCGCTTTTACCGGATGTGGCGCTATTACCTGTTGTGCTGCGCAGGCACTTTCAGGGCCCGTGACAACCAGTTGTGGCAGGTGGTGCTGTCGCCCAGCGGGCAGGCGGGGGGCTACCGCAGGCCTTTGCTTTGA
- a CDS encoding 3-hydroxyacyl-CoA dehydrogenase, with translation MDIQGKVFIVTGGASGLGEGTARMLEAKGGKVVIADMQAEKGEAIAEELGGAFVKCDVSNEADGQAVVAQAVSMGKLMGLINCAGIAPAEKTVGKNGAHSLAVYTKTIMVNLVGTFNMIRLASEAMCQNEPEATGERGVLISTASVAAYDGQIGQAAYAASKGGVVGMTLPIARDLARNGIRNMTIAPGIFGTPMLFGMPQEVQDALAAGVPFPSRLGTPQDYAKLAQHIIENDMLNGEVIRLDGAIRLAPK, from the coding sequence ATGGACATTCAAGGCAAGGTTTTCATCGTCACCGGTGGCGCATCGGGCTTGGGCGAAGGCACGGCGCGCATGCTGGAGGCCAAGGGCGGCAAGGTCGTGATCGCCGACATGCAGGCCGAAAAAGGCGAAGCGATCGCCGAGGAACTGGGTGGCGCGTTTGTCAAATGCGACGTGAGCAACGAGGCCGACGGCCAAGCCGTGGTGGCGCAGGCCGTGTCCATGGGCAAATTGATGGGCCTGATCAACTGCGCAGGCATCGCCCCTGCCGAAAAGACGGTGGGCAAGAACGGCGCGCACAGCCTGGCCGTTTACACCAAGACCATCATGGTCAACTTGGTGGGCACTTTCAACATGATCCGCCTGGCGTCCGAAGCCATGTGTCAAAACGAGCCCGAAGCCACAGGCGAGCGTGGCGTGCTGATTTCCACCGCCAGCGTGGCGGCCTATGACGGCCAGATTGGCCAAGCCGCTTATGCCGCGTCCAAAGGCGGCGTGGTGGGCATGACGCTGCCCATTGCCCGCGACCTGGCGCGCAACGGCATTCGAAACATGACGATTGCCCCCGGCATCTTTGGCACCCCCATGCTGTTTGGCATGCCCCAAGAGGTGCAAGACGCCCTGGCCGCAGGCGTGCCCTTCCCCAGCCGCTTGGGCACACCGCAGGACTACGCCAAATTGGCCCAACACATCATCGAAAACGACATGCTCAACGGCGAGGTGATTCGCTTGGATGGGGCGATCCGTTTGGCACCCAAATAA